A stretch of DNA from Temnothorax longispinosus isolate EJ_2023e chromosome 2, Tlon_JGU_v1, whole genome shotgun sequence:
GCCGGCGAGTTCGTGTTTTAGAGCTGGGAGCGATTGGTCGACGCCATTACTCACACCGTTTGCGCCTGCCACATGGTCCGATAGGTCTCTTCTCATCCTTACCTTCTTCTCTCCTTCCCACctcccttttcctctctccATCTCCGCACTCTCGCTTCTGTCTCCACTTCTCCTTTCAACCCTTTCGCCCCGTCTCTCTTCAtgtcttcctctttctctctcccgcaTTTGCTCCCCCTTTCCCTCCGGTTACCTTCTTCTCTCTGGCTTTCGCTCCTTCTCACACGATCTTCCCGTTCGCTTCTTGCGTCCTCTTCTCTTTGTTCCGCACCCCTTTTTCCCCTCCGGTTCTGACTTTCAAGCGCGAGATCTGACGGCTGTATCGTACCTCCTTAGGGCGCGTATTTTATTTGGCGCGCCCTTCAATTACCTCGTACGCAATTCGAATGAAGAAGAACAATTGCTATATTAGATGCTCGCCGGGTGGGTGtgttaatacattttactcGTGACGCGCGATCGCAGCCGCTTGATTCaacgatttattattttcttcgagGCATACGTGCTGGAGAGATGCAAGCCTGCACCGCGCCGATGGGCGCATGTGTCGTTCCTCCATTCGTGAGAAATCGGTTTGTCAAAgtcaaaatttacaataaagatttttttatttgatgacCTAACTAGccatctttattaataataatcgtcaCAACGCTCGATTGGTTTTGATCAATTATAATCGTCACGATTTTAACCATTGATTTTGATTCTCCTCAATCGATGtaacttttgataaaaaggattaaaaaagatatgctaataggtatttttttaaaatcaccgtaaagaatttattgtgaaaaatatcactGATCGAAACGTCGtaacgattataattataataaagatggCCAGTTagatcgaataaaaaatctttattgttaattatttaccgacgaaataaaagtttctgaTTTGGTttaatgtcaaaatttatctatttacatctgtctataaataaaaaaaaattgtataaaaaatcacaAGCAAGTAGCACGCAAGTAAGGAATAAATTGCGACGTGCTCGAATTTCCGCAATTTCGAATCACGTAATTTCCTTTTGGACGAAAATGAAAAACCGAGAAGTGGTGACACTCTCCCGCGAGTTGGTGTCCAAAAATTACGTAATCGCGAAACTTTCTTCTCTCGAAAGAAATGAGACCCGAGGAAATTCGTCGTTAATTGCACGATCCAGTTTGAAGAGAGTTAAGGTCAAACGCAGAACGCAAATCGATTGGTAAGTTTGGCCTCGATATCATGCGTGCGACTGATAGGCATCAATCGCGAATGTCTTTTTTCGCCTCGTCGGTCGGCTCCATCGTCGTCGCCGACATTCGTGAGGCATGATACGACATGACAGTCGGTTTGTGCGCGACGTTATGAAGATGTCCCCGACGTCCTGtgaaacgacgacgacgacgaccacgaTGGTGGCGAAGGATTTACGAATATTTCTACCCTCGTCCGTGTATGTAGACGCGCGCGTATGCGTGCACATCGACGTTACACGCATTATCTGATGGCACCGACATACGTCTTCGCTGTCAACTGATCGTTAAGGGAGCAATCAGAGTCGCTCGGATATATCGGCCAGGTTGGCCCTCTTCTCGTCTTTCTTCTCCTGTCTCctgttttcttctctttctcgttgTCTCCGTTACGCCGCTTGCGCACGAATGCGCTAAGATGATCGATAGCTGTTGTCAATGCTTCGATATCGACAGCATTATTTAATAAGCGACATTTCTTGGTATCCtacttgagaaaaaaatgtctcgtaagataatgaattattaataagttgaGTTGTACGATCTACACTATAATTTTCCCATTGCCTCTCACCCTCTCCTCCCGTCCACTcctaaagaaatatatgtataaaaaattaattgtaattaatcgtAATACTACACTGTTGAATATTACtacaatgttaaataaaagataatatttaaaccaatatcttatgttaaataacattttgttatttttaactaccatatGAGTcgaactttattattttaacacaaaagagtattattttaactccattttagttaaattaacgacatgttgagtaggagcagtggcgacttataggaatgattaaaaatgactcaaattgagctagtataatttgacactacgaatttaatagCGTATCGATATTGGGATACATGGAAGTCGAATAAAGGGAACggacaaaattcaaaaagagGGCGGCGACCAACTTGCAAGCTGCGAATCTCGCGGATCGGCAAAACTTTCAGTTATATTCAATATGTCTCAATGAATTTGCGATTTGAGGATTTCAATGATTTTCCGATACGATACCAAACGCGATCCCTCCGCGGTACGTACGTAGGGCTTATACATTCCCCAGGTGATCTCCCGGGCAGCCGCGCTCTCCTTTATTACGTGACAATATTGCGAACGTTTCTTGCGGGCAATAATGCGCCTTAAGATCCGTGCCAGATGTCACCGGCGCGCGGATAGCGGGTCATATACGAGACCGAAATCTCAAATATTAGCGCGAAATCGTAGATGGGAAAGCGCACATCCTCTACGTGGCAATATCGCGCTGCTCATCGTCCGCACATCGTTCTCCTCGCGCTCGCTCTTTCATCTTCTGGGATATTCGACGACGACACGTGCGCGAAACGGCTTATAAAACTTCTCGTGGAACGTCGTGGCGTCACGTTGCGGCGAGGGATCGCCCCAACCGCGgttttttattcattgttagcgagatatatatacctatatatccGTAGGATACATTCTGATTCGATATCTGTGATTCCTAAACTTCAAcagatatttgtaaaataaccGGAAACACGCAGAGTAACAAAGAAAGTTTCgttcctttaaaaaaatctatattatacatgcGATCTCTTGTGTGTTCCGAAAATTTAAAGAGAATACTAGAGcgtattacaaatatttcttaagtgaattaaagaaaaatgtccgaataatgtaaaataacggTATAGAGAtctatgtaaaattacaatattaaggtaaaaattcggtatcaacacttttaattaaaatatactcattttaaaataaatatatttatcatacttcttctaaatatgtttattttttaatcacttTACATATGCCATACGTGGAAAATATTACGATGGCAATTTCTCAAGTAGAGATCCTGTCTGTACTCTCTCTTTtacatctctttctctttctgttctCTTGCTTTTTACAAAACTGGCGGACCAATCAAAACTGTCTTATAGCCAGTCTCTTATTATAGGGTCTCTATTCTCAAGCACCGACAAGATACTGTTAAAGCCATCTCGTGTCAGTTTCGTATACCAATTCgctcaaaattatataagtgtGAGAAAATCttcataaatttcttaaatatttcgtataaaCAATACGCATATCGTATTGATTCAATTAATcctacaattaaaattattaaataggATTGATTATATCatcagttatttttatatttcttatcatcttttaatatatcgaTTATCGATATGCTGTTCTATGACTGAATTTCAGAGAGTCAGTTGAATACCGACGGATGATTATCCACCGTATTTTTTAACCATAGATGGTCaaccaattatttttttcttttttccatctTATAAATATCATCTGTTTATAATTGCAGTTGTCGGATCTTTTCACGAATAAGAAAACTCAAAAATACCAATATCGATTTAATACGCTTTTTAAATacgcaataaaaaaacaaaaatatatagtgaTCTTAATGTATTTACCTTTTCTTTTACACgaattttgtatatacatgtgGATTCAATTTTTCGAGACAATTACAGATTATCCAGCTCCTGTCACAATGTATCGTAGGGCTTGTTCTTTCAAttcaatgaaataaaaaaaacgacgCTTTCTGGtacatataatgaaattatgatCTCGGAACGCCAGCTATCACGTAGCACATCCTACTTCTAAGCAGCTCTATCACATTGTCAAttcctgaaataaaaatataaccaGATTAATCAGCAACTCCTACATCTGTCGAGTATagtttattgataaaaaatgagtCAGCCTGCCAAGATGTattcaacataatttttattctgatagtaaaaatataagcgAAACCCTTGAAACGATCATCATGTagttatgtaaaaatacttaaatgtGTGCAGTATGAAtgtacgaatatatattttgaaactcACCATGATAGCATTGACGATGTCATTTTGATTATTCTTAAGAGCTTTAATTGCTTTCCCTCGCGATACATTAGCTTGACACATGACCAAATCAACGTCTTTCTCCTCCACGCCTGTCTCGTCTACCTCTTCTTCTGATTCTTCTTGTATAGGAGCAACAACCTGGCataacaaagtaaaaaaagtaacgataaatgatattacacaataatatttcagTTCCAAATGgacatatatagtttttgttCTGTAactacaaataatatatcttaccGTAGTGCTACCGCCAGCCTCAGTAGCTGGTATAACTGGTGGCTCCTTGAACTTCTCAGCCGCTGCTACCTGAGCTTGCTGACTGAGATCTTCAATCtatacagaaaattattaatacatttaaaacattaaaaatatatattaaataatttaaatttatgtagtaacaaatatatatatatatatataatttttaaatgtcagTCTGCCAAGGTTTTGTCAACATTCGATTTCTGTTATAATTAGCGAAACCTGGTAAATCATCATAGAAgttcaataaatatgcaatatttattgttagattacAGTCATAGTTTCATTTCTTACCTTTGCTTCGCCAAATACTATATACGTGTCCGAAGCTGGATTCTTCAAAACGTCCGGCTTGTTTATAACAAACAGAATGTTCTTTGATTTACGAATGGTCACTCTGTTGACTCCTTGAACCTGTAAGCAGACAAAATTGgcttgaatataaaataaaaggtgATACGTCACAATACACTTAGGGCCACTTTGATCAAATTCTGATTAACTTAATCATTGATTAGCTCATTGGAAATGACCAATCGCATTTGTTCATTAAGCAGATTGACAAATGCGATTGGTCATTTCTAGTGGACTAATtaacgattaaattaatcggagCTTGATCAAAGTGGCCCTTATAATCAGCAAATCTTAAATTTGATCCCATATGTCCTATTTCATAAAaggtaaaaagttaaaagttttgAATGAAAGATTACGAGATTGCAACCCATTTCGAGGACATGacaaaatgaatttattagaatattaaaatattcaatagtTCATATACCGGCTTCAATCCTAACTTGCTCATGAGCTTCCTGGCCTTCTTTTCACCGCGGCTCTGCTTAGCCTTGGACACCATATCAATGGGAAGTCCAGTGACCGTTGTGCCGGGAAAACCGACGGTACCGGGAGTGCCGGCATCTTCCAATTCCGGAATAGTATCGTCCGAGTCAGAGTCGGTCGCGGAGCCGATACCCACCAGCTCCACCTTGGTAGGCTCCGAGCTCGCCGCCTTGTCAAGCTCCGTCAATTCCGGCATGTTTACTGGCCTGCAAAAGACGCATTATTAAgtactttaattattaccCTCTTTGTAGAGAAACGAGATATCATCGCCAACGTCGAAATGGAACAACATTAGGGAACTACCACTTGCTGGAGTCGATAGATCGACTCCACCCAAAGTGGAGCCTAAAGCACGTTTAGATGAGATCATTTTCAACAAGGCGGTCAGGTTCGCGCAAAATGTAATACACATTCGACGTTTCGCAATAAAGCGTCAAATCGTCGTGTGATCGGCGCGACTATCATCCGTACGTGAATGGACATGGCGTCCGCCAGAGCAGCCCGAGAAACGGCTCATCAAGGACAATTCGTTTCGACTTTTCGTGACTTTTACCTAATATCGTGATTCGTTACGGCGCACGGTAAACACGGATACCACGTCTCGTCATCGTTAAATCGTAATTAGAAACGTTCCGTCAGGACGCTTCACGTCATTATGCGTAGGCACGGGTGAAAATTGGCGGAAATGAGGCACTCGTCGGGAACCCGACACGCTCGCGTCGATATCAATGACGATAAGGTGTATCACGCGATACTATTAACGCGGACATCGCGGCCGATGTCCGATCTCGCGATATACGCGCGTCCCTCGACGAATTACACAGCGATGCCGGAAAAATCGTTAGATTTACCTCAAACGATATGGTCTCCGCCGACGAATGGgcactattattttttttatcgcgtgACGCGTAAGTTAAGGCCAATTTACACATGGAGCAGTGGAgctttgcgcgcgcgcgcccacACGAGCGCAGCCTGATGTTTTTGAGAACATCGCCGAGGATCGAGGATCTTTTGTGAGAACCGTACCGAATTTTTCGCGCGTGCgcagtaaaatataatgacgCGTTGCAAAACGCGGGAGTTTCAACGGGTGGACAAGAGATCAGGGGGATCAGGGTCaggctaattaaaattgtacatacatataagtgaataaattaatgtgGCGATCGTGGCGCAGAGAGAGGTGCGTTACTCTAATAAATCGAAGATCCGCTTTCAAATCCGACCAGAAATCGTTGATTTTTATTCGATCGCCACTTTTCGATAGAGGGTAGCAAATAATCCTATCATTATCATGGAGCATTTCTCCATAGAAAACCAATCGAAATCGGCGTTGAATTATAAATCCTTTATATCCGACACTCAGATATATGCAGAGGGACTTACGATACTCGAAATTAAGCAAAAACgaaatgaattaatattaatagcaCTTGaacggaataaaaaattgttattacgtCTAATATTACTGGCAGAATGTAACAACTACGCAGATAAGGCGAGGAAAGAAAACTAAGTTGAATTCTGtctaaaatttgtattatatcaAGAATTTTGCAAATCGCTCAAGTAGCTCTTCTACATAGGTACAAATTTATCACACTAAAATGACAGTACAATTCCTTATTGAGGAAGcaaaaaagtacaatataatGAGAAACAATCACACATTCATAGTTTTTACAATTCACAGTTACATTAAGGTCGAATACGAGCCGATATACATTAATCATGAGTTTCATTAGCCTATCTAGAATCACAGTAGAGTGTAATCATAAGTAACACAATATAGAGCGCATTCTCAGATTTCTTGTTTATCATGATACTATTTCTAGATAATCTAGAAGCTATCGacgtgttaaataatttttcatgcaAAAAGGCAATACCTGTtgtaaaatgcatatttttctttgttccTTCTTTTCAAAAAACCATATGTTCACATAACAAAACTCATGTTTCACAATAGCCTTATATCTAAactatttcttaaataattaatacgcgAAAACGCAAAGTTCGTTTTTCGTTTAATAAAGCAACGTATGCAACTATTGCAGTATTCAGATAAAAGGCATGATTGGTTGAGCTCAAAATATACGAAGAAAAGATCAACGTAGCTTCTCAAAAAAATTTGTAGCCTAATATGAATAATGATCTGCAGATAAGATAGGCagtcttataaaaaatacattattaattgatatgcAACACGAACTTTTCGCATGTGTGCAATGTTCAAagtattttgttacatttgaTTAAATTGTGCCTCAAAAACTACGTAAAAATGAAAcgtaatttcatataaatattgtggcatataaatatttctatgaaatctacgatatttaaaaaaaaattagactaATGATTTTCTTGCTCTTATTTCAGCCTTTTTGCATTCGGTAACAACCTTAATGCCAggcaaatcaagatttggaatgATAATGATCGTTTATAATCATAAGTATAGAATCCTCATACATTTTCCACAAATTGTCTTGCAACTGCTATATAATCAAAACTTAGATACGAAAAGTCTATAAGTTTCATTACGTATATTACCAACAatcatatatttgttatttttaaattatagcaACGATTTCTATTAATAGCAATGTTTCAATTGACAATTACATCTATGatctaaaaagatattttacacTTCTAGCTCTCATTATGTGTTAAGAAAAAGTCAAcatactttataatttacttcATTTAcgtttccgcgcgcgcgcgtttgtgtgcttacttctttatttttatcaaacttaCTTGAAATtctgatttataaatattctttttcgcCTTCAGgctatttattcaaaaaattatgctACGACTGTACTTTATCAGATTCATTCTCATCTAATAACTCCTTAGTTTCTGATTCAGGAGTGTCAGATGTTTCGCCTGGTCTTTCAACCACTTCAATATCTGAGtctaaagaataaaaaattgcacaaaTATAGATactagttttattatttatgctacAAACTAAAAACATTGGCAGtaattagattaaaataaaattagtagagaaatcgatataaatgaagaaaaatcatACCTGTATCTGATTGTGTGCATGTTTCCAGCTCAGTAAGTTTTATTGTCTCTTCGTCTGTATTAGGAGGTAAATTAACTTCGGGTGTATTCGAAGCTGTAGCGGAGTTATCAAACTCTAATTTTGGAGCAAAAGGCTTTTGCTTTCTTGCAGGATTCCAGAAACCGCAGTAACAACATCTGAatgctgcaaaaaatatatatatattagataatattgtctgtttaaatatattttgggGAAAACTCTTTAAAAGACAAGCAAGCATCTTACTCACCAAAATATTCAAACTCTTCTTTCAAAGCCATTCCATTGTGCGACTCGCATTGTCGACAAATTAAAGCATAGCGATTTGAAGGACCATCGCCTACTAAATAATCAACCAAACGATCGATCACTGTTCTTTGATGCGGCAATACAGGTCGTGGTAATGGTGATCCTAGTCATATATGCGatcgttaattatttctatatgaCTAATAGAACTAATGTGCAATATACCATAGAATATGTATAAGtggaatatttttgtaaatcattatagtattatatatttacttacgAAAACCTATGGCTGCAGGATTAATTATTCTAGACTGGAAAGGAGTATTTGAAGGTTGATTAATCGGTCTAATGATAGGTGTAGGTTGACCAGAACCAGATGCACCAATCTGCATATTTTGTGGGTAATTTTGAGTCGGTATAATTCTTCTTCTTAACTCACTAGGCAGAGGAGATATTATAGCCTGTGGCGTAGGACGCCGAGGTGTTTCAGATGGTGCTGACACTCTTTG
This window harbors:
- the Nacalpha gene encoding LOW QUALITY PROTEIN: endoplasmic reticulum junction formation protein lunapark-B (The sequence of the model RefSeq protein was modified relative to this genomic sequence to represent the inferred CDS: substituted 2 bases at 2 genomic stop codons) translates to MGIILSRFQKKKTTIEILENLDAQIKDIQQYGQTTEQRHKKIVGTIIIYGVILYIMIAFIFYFCFFPASLYDQLFYITPLLFFPILILLTKKMVSWYYNRKITHNREKLSTIITEKKKILNEVTETETYKKAKEILLKFAPDELTMSPLTPKLTQRVSAPSETPRRPTPQAIISPLPSELRRRIIPTQNYPQNMQIGASGSGQPTPIIRPINQPSNTPFQSRIINPAAIGFRSPLPRPVLPHQRTVIDRLVDYLVGDGPSNRYALICRQCESHNGMALKEEFEYFAFRCCYCGFWNPARKQKPFAPKLEFDNSATASNTPEVNLPPNTDEETIKLTELETCTQSDTDSDIEVVERPGETSDTPESETKELLDENESDKVHTXXCVFCRPVNMPELTELDKAASSEPTKVELVGIGSATDSDSDDTIPELEDAGTPGTVGFPGTTVTGLPIDMVSKAKQSRGEKKARKLMSKLGLKPVQGVNRVTIRKSKNILFVINKPDVLKNPASDTYIVFGEAKIEDLSQQAQVAAAEKFKEPPVIPATEAGGSTTVVAPIQEESEEEVDETGVEEKDVDLVMCQANVSRGKAIKALKNNQNDIVNAIMELTM